Proteins from a single region of Streptomyces sp. HUAS 15-9:
- a CDS encoding IclR family transcriptional regulator: MSQTVDRALSILPLLAEGPADLGRVADRLGVHKSTALRLLRTLHEHGLVYRQSDQRYRLGARLFALAQEAMENLDIREIAHPHLVRLNEQCGHTVHLAVYEENEVLYLDKVDSRYPVRMYSRIGKPVAITVAAVAKLLLADLPEPERRAVAERLEYPMYTVRSTPNAPAYLRELDRVREQGWAADLGGHEESINCVAAPVRGVDGRVVAAMSLSAPNVVVTAEELLTLLPLVRRTADAISSEYSGRTPVQDPELR, translated from the coding sequence ATGAGCCAGACCGTCGACCGTGCGCTGAGCATCCTGCCGCTGCTCGCCGAGGGCCCCGCCGACCTCGGCCGGGTCGCCGACCGGCTCGGCGTGCACAAGTCCACGGCGTTGCGCCTCCTGCGTACCCTCCACGAACACGGCCTGGTCTACCGCCAGTCCGACCAGCGCTACCGCCTCGGCGCCCGCCTCTTCGCCCTCGCCCAGGAGGCGATGGAGAACCTCGACATCCGCGAGATCGCCCACCCCCACCTCGTCCGCCTCAACGAGCAGTGCGGACACACCGTCCATCTCGCGGTGTACGAGGAGAACGAGGTGCTCTACCTCGACAAGGTGGACAGCCGCTACCCCGTGCGCATGTACTCGCGGATCGGCAAGCCCGTCGCCATCACCGTCGCGGCCGTGGCCAAGCTGCTGCTCGCCGATCTGCCCGAACCAGAGCGCCGCGCGGTCGCGGAACGGCTCGAATACCCCATGTACACGGTTCGTTCAACGCCCAACGCCCCTGCCTATCTAAGGGAGTTGGACAGGGTGCGCGAACAGGGCTGGGCCGCTGACCTCGGCGGCCACGAGGAGTCCATCAACTGTGTCGCGGCCCCCGTCCGGGGCGTCGACGGCCGGGTGGTCGCCGCGATGTCGCTCTCCGCGCCGAACGTCGTCGTCACCGCCGAGGAACTCCTCACCCTGCTCCCGCTGGTGCGTCGTACCGCGGACGCGATCAGCAGCGAATATTCCGGCCGAACTCCGGTTCAAGACCCCGAACTCCGGTAA
- a CDS encoding RidA family protein — MTDKIALTPKTHGTPPAKFSFGVRKGNILQVAGQVGFLPAEEGRPPTPAGPTLREQTLQTFVNVKAVLEEGGASWDDVMMLRVHLTDTAHFAEMNEIYDAYFEEQGLTQAPAARTTVYVGLPEGLLIEMDALAVLG, encoded by the coding sequence ATGACGGACAAGATCGCACTCACCCCGAAGACCCACGGCACCCCTCCCGCCAAGTTCTCGTTCGGTGTGCGCAAGGGCAACATCCTCCAGGTGGCCGGTCAGGTCGGCTTCCTCCCGGCCGAGGAGGGCAGGCCCCCCACGCCCGCAGGACCCACCCTGCGCGAGCAGACCCTCCAGACCTTCGTCAACGTCAAGGCGGTCCTTGAGGAGGGCGGCGCGAGCTGGGACGACGTGATGATGCTCCGCGTCCATCTGACGGACACGGCGCACTTCGCGGAGATGAACGAGATCTACGACGCCTATTTCGAGGAGCAGGGGCTCACGCAGGCTCCGGCCGCTCGTACGACGGTGTACGTCGGTCTTCCCGAGGGTCTGCTGATCGAGATGGACGCCTTGGCCGTACTCGGCTGA
- a CDS encoding CHAT domain-containing protein, with the protein MTDDLLEELAAERDQVLDALAQLSSGDPDAPGMCGYAGELSHRLYLLRARGEDDEELALAVDAFEHAFRRPGVEPVWSAWRIRFGHLRAVQYEAEGQRRLLDEGWELLRDGVDGLASDDPDFGNERAWGRYLLAVCAKTRYLAAPDPDALDEALRRHTDALDDVEPDGEEEADLRTALGFLHLQRARLYGDLAAAAESAAHYRAVLAVAGPADLPHIRHSMGIATMLHGRASGDQEELETARDAFDTALTEARRAGGPEPDWAFEAEVNAIFVRAVIWSTWKDVGHALAAEVELRRLLERPGAEAQLLPQYLDAFGRLLYERAAERDDAEGRDRGIVLIRRAVTEWDQDRDGEIAPPALFLALLQQARYHDDPDPRRAQDVLEAAGRLLNGRHGNHDGRLDNHELTQSALMLDGWARFTLAEHGLLARTDDGLPEGLDAEAFRGTVDTMLDDLREGRAFLDFGEEEFLRGMERDVTGRKRRIESFEKALAQLRGAEPGSAGRAQLAAMMLCNLTVVDPEGTYVTAEHRRQLTEAVLERAERDPAWRGQAHVVAGMARLHEETTVGTGAGLDEVLAHFDRAQEAGVPETDGHGGYGLAMARLMAQTQRGQTGGAADDMEAGARTWRRLRDNPALPAHLRRMMDLQQAGFDAHTAVQRGDLAAADRHIAALTEGHAAMSDEDPSRIEIYTALENARAARDNLARTLGAPPLPPLPGRPGAAELRRQARRLPRDHRAWVLGDAGITRFTRAGAAMDGSGIVEAIGLLKEAHELSEPGSDSRLRYGHCLGIAHCALSGLEFDRVRRRERLARGIELLERGFAEAGGPEHRLYAEIGLALARAHRTRDDLHRRDRASARTLGLTSLRGHAWAALLQSGTDHAALAAAHATRSALEVAGWCLKDDRPEEALQALDACRGLVLHAALTSTTVPDLLTSAGRADLAEEWRATGADAADRPTDPLTAARAPLAVPSTLRRRVLTALTDTEAGAPLAARLLDPPAPDEIAGALRALAKDALVYLVPSSDDAPGTALVVTSSGTVHAVPLPTLSQDAAPLKEYAPAGVLTRDLGPVPGSVFAAAPPSLRKQLDRLCGWAWYAAMRPLLEAFEMPRGRLPRLVLVPMGTLGLVPWHAAWESGGPRGRQYALQAAEISYAASARLLCQVAARPATDHTGGALVVGNPTGDLHYAGEEADAVQRAFYPQGRFLGRRGTGPADGTGTPGEVLDWLREGADGGVLHLACHASVAANARRSSYLSLSDGQLAAEEITGAGAGDGGGPALVLLAACRSHVSGRGHNEAYSLATAFLVAGARSVVGSLWPVPDEATSVLMFLTHHFLRTHGEPPAKALRRAQLWMIDPDRALPAELPPALADRARRIDPHDLSAWAGFTHLGR; encoded by the coding sequence GTGACCGACGACCTCCTCGAAGAGCTGGCCGCCGAGCGCGACCAAGTGCTCGACGCGCTGGCCCAGTTGTCCTCCGGCGACCCTGACGCGCCCGGCATGTGCGGATACGCGGGCGAGTTGAGCCACCGGCTGTATCTGCTGCGCGCCCGGGGCGAGGACGACGAGGAACTCGCCCTGGCCGTCGACGCGTTCGAGCACGCCTTCCGCAGGCCCGGCGTGGAGCCGGTGTGGTCGGCCTGGCGAATCCGGTTCGGGCATCTGCGGGCCGTGCAGTACGAGGCGGAGGGGCAGCGCCGGCTCCTCGACGAAGGCTGGGAGTTGCTGCGTGACGGGGTCGACGGGCTGGCGTCCGACGACCCCGACTTCGGCAACGAGCGGGCGTGGGGCCGGTATCTGCTCGCCGTCTGCGCCAAGACCCGCTACCTCGCCGCCCCGGACCCGGACGCCCTCGACGAGGCCCTGCGCCGCCACACCGACGCACTGGACGACGTGGAACCGGACGGCGAGGAGGAGGCCGATCTGCGGACCGCACTGGGCTTCCTCCATCTGCAACGAGCCCGGCTGTACGGCGACTTGGCGGCCGCCGCCGAGTCGGCCGCGCACTACCGCGCCGTGCTCGCCGTGGCCGGGCCCGCCGACCTCCCGCACATCCGCCACAGCATGGGCATCGCCACCATGCTGCACGGCCGGGCCAGCGGCGACCAGGAGGAGCTGGAGACGGCCCGGGACGCCTTCGACACGGCCCTCACCGAGGCCCGCAGGGCAGGCGGCCCCGAGCCCGACTGGGCCTTCGAGGCCGAGGTCAACGCCATCTTCGTACGCGCCGTGATCTGGTCCACCTGGAAGGACGTCGGGCACGCCCTCGCCGCCGAGGTCGAACTGCGCCGGCTGCTCGAACGTCCCGGCGCCGAAGCCCAGTTGTTGCCCCAGTACCTCGACGCGTTCGGACGGCTGCTGTACGAGCGGGCCGCCGAGCGCGACGACGCCGAGGGCCGGGACCGCGGGATCGTGCTGATACGGCGGGCCGTCACCGAGTGGGACCAGGACCGCGACGGCGAGATCGCGCCCCCCGCCCTGTTCCTCGCCCTCCTCCAGCAGGCCCGCTATCACGACGACCCGGACCCGCGCCGGGCCCAGGACGTCCTGGAGGCCGCCGGACGGCTCCTGAACGGCCGGCACGGCAACCATGACGGACGGCTCGACAACCATGAACTGACGCAGTCGGCCCTCATGCTGGACGGCTGGGCCCGCTTCACCCTCGCCGAGCACGGACTCCTCGCCCGGACCGACGACGGACTCCCGGAGGGCCTCGACGCGGAGGCGTTCCGCGGGACCGTCGACACCATGCTCGACGACCTGCGCGAGGGACGCGCCTTCCTCGACTTCGGCGAGGAGGAGTTCCTGCGCGGCATGGAACGGGACGTGACCGGCCGCAAACGCCGTATCGAGAGCTTCGAGAAGGCACTCGCCCAGCTGCGCGGCGCCGAACCGGGCAGCGCGGGCCGGGCCCAGCTCGCCGCGATGATGCTGTGCAACCTCACCGTCGTCGACCCGGAGGGCACCTATGTCACCGCCGAACACCGGCGGCAGCTGACAGAAGCGGTGCTCGAGCGTGCCGAGCGGGACCCGGCCTGGCGCGGGCAGGCCCACGTCGTCGCGGGCATGGCCCGGCTGCACGAGGAGACGACCGTCGGCACCGGCGCGGGCCTCGACGAGGTGCTCGCCCACTTCGACCGGGCGCAGGAGGCCGGCGTCCCGGAGACGGACGGCCACGGCGGCTACGGCCTGGCCATGGCCCGGCTCATGGCACAGACCCAGCGCGGCCAGACCGGCGGCGCCGCCGACGACATGGAGGCGGGCGCCCGGACCTGGCGCCGGCTGCGCGACAACCCCGCCCTGCCCGCACATCTGCGCCGCATGATGGACCTCCAGCAGGCCGGCTTCGACGCGCACACCGCCGTCCAGCGCGGCGACCTGGCTGCCGCCGACCGGCACATCGCCGCGCTCACCGAGGGCCACGCCGCCATGAGCGACGAGGACCCCTCCCGCATCGAGATCTACACCGCCCTGGAGAACGCCCGCGCCGCCCGCGACAACCTCGCCCGCACCCTCGGTGCCCCGCCCCTGCCACCGCTGCCCGGCCGCCCCGGCGCGGCCGAACTGCGCCGCCAGGCCCGCAGACTGCCCCGCGACCACCGCGCCTGGGTGCTCGGCGACGCCGGCATCACCCGCTTCACCCGGGCCGGGGCCGCCATGGACGGATCCGGCATCGTGGAGGCGATCGGCCTGCTCAAGGAGGCCCACGAGCTGTCCGAGCCGGGCAGTGACAGCCGCCTCAGATACGGCCACTGCCTCGGCATCGCCCACTGCGCCCTGTCCGGCCTGGAGTTCGACCGCGTCCGGCGCCGCGAGCGGCTGGCCCGGGGCATCGAGCTCCTGGAGCGCGGGTTCGCCGAGGCGGGCGGGCCCGAACACCGCCTGTACGCCGAGATCGGCCTCGCGCTCGCCCGTGCCCACCGCACCCGCGACGACCTCCACCGCCGCGACCGCGCCTCCGCCCGCACCCTCGGCCTGACGTCCCTGCGCGGCCACGCCTGGGCCGCCCTGCTCCAGTCCGGCACCGACCACGCCGCCCTCGCGGCCGCGCACGCCACCCGCTCGGCGCTGGAGGTGGCCGGCTGGTGCCTCAAGGACGACCGTCCCGAGGAGGCGCTCCAGGCCCTCGACGCCTGCCGCGGCCTGGTCCTGCACGCCGCGCTGACCTCCACCACCGTGCCCGACCTCCTCACCTCGGCGGGCCGGGCCGACCTCGCCGAGGAATGGCGGGCCACGGGCGCGGACGCCGCCGACCGGCCGACCGACCCGCTGACGGCCGCGCGCGCGCCCCTCGCCGTCCCCAGCACCCTGCGCCGCCGCGTCCTCACCGCGCTCACCGACACAGAGGCCGGCGCCCCCCTCGCGGCCCGGCTCCTCGACCCGCCCGCCCCCGACGAGATCGCCGGGGCCCTGCGCGCACTCGCCAAGGACGCCCTGGTCTACCTGGTCCCGTCCTCCGACGACGCGCCCGGCACCGCCCTGGTCGTCACGTCCAGCGGCACGGTGCACGCCGTACCCCTGCCGACGCTCTCTCAGGACGCGGCGCCGCTGAAGGAGTACGCCCCCGCGGGCGTCCTCACCCGCGACCTCGGCCCGGTCCCCGGCTCCGTGTTCGCCGCGGCCCCGCCCTCCCTGCGCAAACAGCTCGACCGTCTGTGCGGCTGGGCCTGGTACGCCGCCATGCGCCCGCTGCTGGAGGCCTTCGAGATGCCGCGGGGCCGGCTGCCCCGGCTCGTCCTCGTCCCCATGGGGACGCTCGGCCTGGTCCCCTGGCACGCCGCGTGGGAGTCGGGCGGCCCGCGCGGGCGCCAGTACGCCCTCCAGGCCGCCGAGATCTCCTACGCCGCCTCCGCCCGGCTCCTGTGCCAGGTGGCCGCCCGGCCCGCCACCGACCACACCGGCGGCGCGCTGGTCGTCGGCAACCCCACCGGCGACCTCCACTACGCGGGCGAGGAGGCCGACGCCGTCCAGCGCGCCTTCTATCCCCAGGGCCGCTTCCTCGGCCGCCGCGGCACCGGCCCGGCGGACGGCACGGGCACCCCGGGCGAGGTGCTGGACTGGCTGCGCGAGGGTGCCGACGGGGGAGTGCTGCACCTCGCCTGCCACGCCTCCGTCGCCGCGAACGCCCGCCGCAGCTCGTATCTCTCCCTCAGCGACGGCCAGTTGGCGGCCGAGGAGATCACCGGCGCGGGTGCCGGGGACGGTGGCGGCCCGGCCCTCGTCCTGCTGGCGGCCTGCCGCAGCCATGTCTCCGGCCGGGGCCACAACGAGGCCTACAGCCTCGCCACCGCCTTCCTCGTCGCGGGCGCCCGCTCGGTCGTCGGCTCACTGTGGCCGGTCCCCGACGAGGCGACCTCGGTCCTGATGTTCCTCACCCACCACTTCCTGCGCACCCACGGCGAACCCCCGGCGAAGGCACTGCGCCGGGCCCAGCTGTGGATGATCGACCCCGACCGCGCACTGCCCGCCGAACTCCCTCCGGCCCTGGCCGACCGCGCCCGCCGGATCGATCCGCACGACCTGAGCGCGTGGGCGGGGTTCACCCACCTGGGCCGCTGA
- a CDS encoding caspase family protein gives MGRIKALLVGVDDYPESVATPLGGCANDVAAAHRLLTDLAGERADVMVLLDDEATVDAVTDAVVRHLGAAGDGDTALLWFSGHGTQREATGDDLLIEATGLNQALVCVDGPLLDKRLGALLDTVAAGGGQVVAVLDCCHSGGASRDAELTARYAPPLPAWDLGARDTQGSRTPPRHLLLAACRLDQQSFEGWFDGVRQGAFTRALVSAARAAGDDATCRELLAAAAVGVQRLGSGQRPVLYPDLPGGAVDRPFLGGGAGRAPSPHLLSHGPDGWEVDCGSVHGAGARGTEFAVVDGEPGRSVVQAWEVGVGRTLVTPVGWVPEQERVYPVELSAVALPPGTVAVDGSAAAVRELAEALSDAPLVRLVDGPEDAGDLHFRVRVRDGAAQVLRRDGTAFTEPVPYGGGADARRVVDCLTHLTRWHQLRDMTPRPSLLDELVRVEITSWGSDEPLRRDAAGEIVCAYADGQAPWVSIRLHNSSPDRTLWCLLLDLTDSYACHSLLYPGHFIGPGRTGYALDGEPVQLSLPRGRAAVPGAEGWDWLKLIVAEGELNTLPFQLPAWDPWTPFGIRDLGPVPGGGPGRWTTVTLPLRTLVPKPISGPGG, from the coding sequence ATGGGAAGGATCAAGGCGCTCCTGGTCGGGGTCGACGACTATCCGGAATCCGTGGCGACACCACTGGGTGGCTGCGCCAACGACGTTGCCGCGGCACACCGGCTGCTGACCGATCTCGCGGGCGAACGGGCCGACGTCATGGTCCTGTTGGACGACGAGGCGACGGTCGACGCGGTGACGGACGCGGTCGTACGGCACTTGGGCGCGGCGGGCGACGGGGACACCGCGCTGCTGTGGTTCTCCGGACACGGCACCCAGCGGGAAGCCACCGGCGACGACCTGCTGATCGAGGCGACGGGGCTCAACCAGGCCCTGGTCTGCGTGGACGGCCCGCTGCTGGACAAGCGCCTGGGCGCGCTGCTCGACACGGTGGCGGCCGGGGGTGGGCAGGTGGTGGCGGTGTTGGACTGCTGTCATTCCGGGGGTGCCTCGCGCGACGCGGAGTTGACGGCGCGGTACGCGCCGCCGTTGCCCGCCTGGGACTTGGGGGCGCGTGACACGCAGGGTTCCCGCACCCCTCCCCGGCATCTGCTGCTGGCCGCGTGCCGGCTCGACCAGCAGTCCTTCGAGGGCTGGTTCGACGGGGTGCGACAGGGTGCGTTCACGCGCGCGCTGGTTAGCGCGGCCCGCGCGGCCGGGGACGACGCCACCTGCCGGGAACTGCTGGCGGCGGCCGCGGTGGGTGTGCAGCGGCTGGGGAGCGGGCAGCGGCCGGTGCTGTACCCGGATCTACCGGGCGGCGCGGTGGACCGGCCGTTCCTGGGAGGCGGGGCGGGCAGGGCGCCGAGTCCGCATCTGCTGAGCCACGGGCCGGACGGCTGGGAGGTGGACTGCGGCAGCGTGCACGGTGCGGGGGCCCGGGGGACGGAGTTCGCGGTGGTGGACGGGGAGCCGGGACGATCCGTCGTACAGGCGTGGGAAGTGGGGGTGGGCCGGACGCTGGTCACGCCCGTCGGGTGGGTGCCGGAGCAGGAGCGGGTCTATCCGGTGGAACTCTCGGCGGTCGCGCTGCCGCCCGGGACGGTGGCGGTCGACGGGTCCGCCGCGGCCGTACGGGAGCTGGCCGAAGCCCTCTCGGACGCGCCACTGGTGCGGTTGGTCGACGGGCCCGAAGACGCCGGTGATCTGCACTTCCGGGTGCGGGTACGGGACGGTGCGGCCCAGGTGCTGCGGCGCGACGGCACGGCGTTCACCGAGCCTGTGCCGTACGGGGGCGGTGCGGACGCGCGACGTGTCGTGGACTGTCTGACGCACCTCACCCGCTGGCACCAGCTGCGCGACATGACTCCGCGGCCCTCGCTGCTCGACGAACTGGTACGGGTGGAGATCACTTCCTGGGGCTCCGACGAGCCGCTGCGACGTGACGCCGCCGGGGAGATCGTCTGTGCGTATGCGGACGGGCAGGCGCCCTGGGTCTCGATCCGGCTGCACAACAGCTCCCCCGACCGCACGCTGTGGTGCCTGCTGCTGGATCTGACCGACAGCTACGCCTGCCATTCCCTCCTGTATCCCGGGCACTTCATCGGTCCCGGGCGTACGGGCTACGCGCTGGACGGCGAGCCCGTGCAGCTGTCGTTGCCGCGCGGCCGTGCGGCAGTGCCCGGGGCCGAGGGGTGGGACTGGCTCAAGCTGATCGTCGCGGAAGGGGAGTTGAACACACTGCCGTTCCAACTGCCCGCCTGGGATCCCTGGACCCCCTTTGGCATCCGCGACCTGGGACCGGTCCCCGGGGGCGGGCCCGGCCGCTGGACCACCGTCACCCTCCCCCTGCGCACACTCGTGCCAAAGCCGATCAGCGGCCCAGGTGGGTGA
- a CDS encoding AAA family ATPase, producing MSNYAESLSHLDSYISARVPVIAMRTIEQQRALRLLREAATQSRRSSMPFWIYTRATGLRDLRTNAPVQDDRSLTGAMDFAAAQFGSRANATVVFVDPDELESDTPVTRHFAELARLADSNMGSIVLITDTPIWSGLQRLGMSLRLDLPDSEEMYGILSGFLGDHHGHIPIEWTEEDARRAAEFLSGVTEAECVNLMATIAAKGSIRRDDVLGLAQAKDRIFSDLTGLERVQLRQSDYAIGGLSGLRTWLERKHDMISRDLRNTALRPPRGVLLVGVPGCGKSLSAKAIAHDWKLPLYRLDMASIHGKYLGESEGRFREALAMADRVAPCVLWIDEIEKGLAGRDDMSGVPQRIIGQFLYWLQESQSRAFVVATANDIRSLPPELLRKGRFDELFFVDLPDAQDRKEIIRIYHRRYLQADLDPDRLDRLVDLSEGFAGSDIEAALHDVGEEAVRRGGVAQLKDSYVMDTFAQVRPLSVSNPEQIEEIRAWGRERAVPAGRAAVTPVPGDGGRTRRIVFMDE from the coding sequence ATGTCGAACTACGCCGAGAGCCTCAGCCACCTCGACAGCTATATCTCCGCCCGCGTCCCGGTCATCGCGATGCGCACCATCGAGCAGCAGCGCGCCCTGAGGCTGCTGCGCGAGGCGGCGACCCAGTCCCGGCGCAGCAGCATGCCGTTCTGGATCTACACCCGGGCCACCGGACTGCGCGATCTGCGCACCAACGCGCCCGTGCAGGACGACCGTTCGCTCACCGGTGCCATGGACTTCGCCGCGGCCCAGTTCGGCAGCCGCGCCAACGCCACCGTCGTCTTCGTCGACCCCGACGAGCTGGAGTCGGACACCCCGGTCACCCGGCACTTCGCCGAGCTGGCGCGGCTCGCCGACAGCAACATGGGCAGCATCGTGCTGATCACGGACACGCCGATCTGGAGCGGTCTGCAGCGCCTCGGCATGAGCCTGCGTCTCGACCTGCCGGACTCCGAGGAGATGTACGGCATCCTCAGCGGTTTCCTGGGTGATCACCACGGCCACATCCCCATCGAGTGGACCGAGGAGGACGCCCGCCGTGCCGCGGAGTTCCTGAGCGGGGTCACCGAGGCGGAGTGCGTCAACCTGATGGCGACCATCGCCGCCAAGGGCTCCATCCGGCGCGACGACGTCCTCGGCCTCGCCCAGGCCAAGGACCGCATCTTCAGCGACCTCACCGGCCTGGAGAGGGTGCAGCTCAGGCAGAGCGACTACGCCATCGGCGGGCTGAGCGGTCTGCGCACCTGGCTGGAGCGCAAGCACGACATGATCTCCCGCGACCTCAGGAACACCGCCCTGCGGCCGCCGCGCGGAGTGCTGCTGGTCGGTGTCCCCGGCTGCGGCAAGTCCCTGTCCGCCAAGGCCATCGCCCACGACTGGAAACTCCCGCTGTACCGGCTCGACATGGCCTCCATCCACGGCAAGTACCTCGGTGAGTCCGAGGGCCGCTTCCGGGAGGCGCTCGCCATGGCCGACCGGGTGGCGCCCTGTGTCCTGTGGATCGACGAGATCGAGAAGGGCCTGGCCGGCCGCGACGACATGTCCGGCGTGCCGCAGCGCATCATCGGCCAGTTCCTCTACTGGCTCCAGGAGTCCCAGTCCCGCGCCTTCGTCGTGGCCACCGCCAACGACATCCGCAGCCTGCCGCCCGAACTCCTGCGCAAGGGCCGCTTCGACGAGCTGTTCTTCGTCGACCTGCCCGACGCCCAGGACCGCAAGGAGATCATCCGCATCTACCACCGGCGCTATCTCCAGGCGGACCTCGACCCCGACCGGCTGGACCGGCTCGTCGACCTCTCCGAGGGCTTCGCCGGCTCCGACATCGAGGCCGCGCTGCACGACGTGGGCGAGGAGGCGGTGCGCCGAGGCGGCGTGGCCCAGCTGAAGGACTCGTACGTGATGGACACCTTCGCCCAGGTACGCCCGCTCAGCGTCAGCAATCCCGAGCAGATCGAGGAGATCCGCGCCTGGGGCCGCGAGCGCGCGGTGCCGGCCGGCCGGGCCGCGGTGACACCGGTGCCGGGCGACGGGGGACGGACGCGGCGGATCGTGTTCATGGACGAGTAG
- a CDS encoding ATP-binding protein, whose protein sequence is MGGSAPRRGSHRPVETTSFVDRRDEQAQGRELLARARLVTLTGPGGVGKTRLAGRIAARVERAFPDGVRHVQLSGLHDPALVPLAAADALDLHDHSDQPPLDALVEQLRDRRLLLVVDNCEHLSAACAELATALLRGTTGIRILATSRHRLGLTEEHLMEVRPLPVPDPDGDLSAAEAHPALALFADRAAAVVPGFRLTPGNHAAVARLCARLDGLPLAIELAAVRMRVLGIEQLLARLDDRYRLLSAGSPAVAPRHQTLRAAVDWSHELCTEREQSVWARLSVLAGSFDLETAEAVCADGERIVPYDVLEAVAGLVDKSVLGRESGPGGVRYRLLDTLRHYGLDQLREHHGEETAARCRQRDWMQERAAGYERRWFGPGQREIVARLRADQDNLRAALDFSLTTPGEELAGLRLAGTLWFYWHACGAPREGRYWLDRALDTGPGPSRERARALWISGLLAGCPEDLTRGLRRAEEARALAQELGDPAEAAHADYVIGVVQLFADDLHTALRHYECTVARGPVPGQHLSLHGLDLVELACVLALLGEATRAVAVCEDALRLCERHDEEWVRSYVLRILALAHTVRGDWRRAEPYACQALRLKLDVHDVIGIGLTLDLLARLADGTGAAERAAVLLGGADRVWSDIDRDRWGSKALNSARRDCETRVRAAVGQRTYERAYARGASLGLGEIVSYVLHDPEDTGAGREPAAVPRLTRREAEVAQLVAEGLANQQIADRLVIARRTAEGHVERILSKLGFSNRSQIAAWVTAQR, encoded by the coding sequence ATGGGCGGATCAGCGCCGCGACGCGGCTCTCACCGGCCGGTCGAGACGACCAGCTTCGTCGACCGGCGGGACGAGCAGGCGCAGGGCCGTGAACTGCTGGCCAGGGCACGCCTGGTCACGCTCACCGGCCCCGGCGGCGTCGGCAAGACCCGCCTCGCCGGACGGATCGCGGCCCGCGTCGAGCGCGCCTTCCCGGACGGTGTGCGCCACGTCCAGCTCTCCGGCCTGCACGACCCGGCGCTCGTCCCGCTCGCCGCCGCCGACGCGCTCGACCTGCACGACCACTCCGACCAGCCTCCGCTGGACGCCCTGGTGGAACAGCTCCGCGACCGTCGGCTGCTCCTGGTCGTCGACAACTGCGAGCACCTGTCGGCCGCCTGCGCCGAACTCGCCACCGCCCTGCTGCGCGGCACCACCGGCATCCGCATCCTCGCCACCAGCCGCCATCGCCTCGGGCTCACCGAGGAGCACCTCATGGAGGTACGGCCCCTGCCGGTCCCCGACCCCGACGGCGACCTGTCCGCCGCCGAGGCCCACCCGGCCCTGGCCCTGTTCGCCGACCGCGCCGCCGCCGTCGTCCCCGGCTTCCGTCTCACCCCCGGCAACCACGCCGCCGTCGCCCGCCTCTGCGCCCGCCTCGACGGCCTCCCGCTCGCCATCGAACTCGCCGCCGTCCGGATGCGCGTCCTCGGCATCGAACAGCTCCTGGCCCGTCTCGACGACCGCTACCGTCTGCTCTCCGCCGGCAGCCCCGCCGTCGCGCCCCGCCACCAGACGCTCCGCGCCGCCGTCGACTGGAGCCATGAACTGTGCACCGAGCGCGAACAGTCGGTGTGGGCCCGGCTGTCGGTGCTGGCCGGGAGCTTCGACCTGGAGACGGCGGAGGCGGTGTGCGCGGACGGCGAGCGGATCGTGCCGTACGACGTCCTCGAAGCCGTCGCCGGGCTCGTCGACAAGTCCGTCCTCGGCCGGGAGAGCGGGCCCGGCGGGGTGCGCTACCGGCTGCTGGACACCCTGCGCCACTACGGCCTCGACCAGTTGCGCGAGCACCACGGCGAGGAGACGGCCGCCCGGTGCCGCCAGCGGGACTGGATGCAGGAGCGGGCCGCCGGATACGAGAGACGCTGGTTCGGGCCGGGCCAGCGGGAGATCGTCGCCCGGCTCCGCGCCGACCAGGACAATCTGCGCGCCGCCCTCGACTTCAGCCTCACCACACCGGGCGAGGAACTCGCCGGGCTGCGCCTCGCGGGCACCCTGTGGTTCTACTGGCACGCCTGCGGAGCACCCCGCGAGGGCCGCTACTGGCTCGACCGCGCCCTCGACACCGGCCCCGGACCGAGCCGGGAACGCGCGCGGGCCCTGTGGATCTCCGGTCTGCTGGCGGGCTGCCCCGAGGACCTCACCCGCGGGCTGCGCCGCGCCGAGGAGGCCCGCGCCCTGGCCCAGGAACTCGGCGACCCGGCCGAGGCGGCCCACGCCGACTACGTCATCGGCGTCGTCCAGCTCTTCGCCGACGACCTGCACACCGCCCTGCGCCACTACGAGTGCACCGTCGCCCGCGGCCCGGTCCCCGGCCAGCACCTCAGCCTGCACGGCCTCGACCTGGTCGAACTCGCCTGCGTCCTGGCCCTGCTGGGGGAGGCGACCCGCGCGGTCGCCGTCTGCGAGGACGCCCTGCGCCTGTGCGAGCGGCACGACGAGGAATGGGTGCGCTCGTACGTGCTGCGCATCCTCGCCCTGGCCCACACGGTGCGGGGGGACTGGCGGCGCGCCGAGCCGTACGCCTGCCAGGCCCTGCGCCTCAAGCTCGATGTGCACGACGTCATCGGCATCGGACTCACCCTCGACCTGCTGGCGCGGCTCGCCGACGGGACCGGGGCCGCCGAGCGCGCCGCCGTGCTGCTCGGCGGCGCCGACCGGGTCTGGTCCGACATCGACCGCGACCGCTGGGGCTCGAAGGCCCTCAACTCTGCCCGGCGCGACTGCGAGACGCGGGTGCGCGCGGCGGTGGGACAGCGGACGTACGAGCGGGCGTACGCCAGGGGCGCCTCGCTCGGCCTCGGCGAGATCGTGTCGTACGTGCTGCACGACCCCGAGGACACCGGCGCGGGGCGGGAGCCGGCCGCGGTCCCGCGGCTGACCCGCCGGGAGGCCGAG